One Thermoproteota archaeon DNA segment encodes these proteins:
- a CDS encoding ABC transporter permease subunit: MRKLFKGSSGVVKLSKGFGQKGYSLPPKPWLVVAWKEVLEAFRDRRTMLNVVLLPMILMPLVISLPTLMLSPKTIPPKIMVIVEDPRGMDLAKEIEALENSSEALVSIVMGRGNYTGLVLSGDVDLIVEIPEGFYENLSSGKTGRLVYYYDPYGARSSVAMGVVQRIVSEYSEEVLRRRLEAINLSEEYIKPIVPVAVQVTSTGKGATTGEVLTAMVLPMMVGLIAITGAGTFAIDMIAGERERKTLEALFTNPVGRGQLLLGKFGALTLLSLISGLATLFSALIGVGFAITSMSESLAAGSVPQLMEPSRLLYLTLGILITVALGGLTGNAVMITAASFAKTFKEAQQYIGFLTLILVVPMVAIPYAPQSFHPALRALPISSLAMFARDMIVNPGDLGVIATSLTASILYLVVFLWLSAKMFGRESVIFG, translated from the coding sequence TTGAGAAAGCTGTTTAAGGGATCTTCCGGTGTAGTAAAGCTCTCTAAGGGATTTGGACAGAAGGGTTATTCCCTCCCTCCAAAGCCTTGGTTGGTTGTGGCATGGAAGGAGGTATTGGAGGCATTTAGAGATAGGAGGACCATGCTGAATGTGGTACTCCTCCCCATGATCCTCATGCCCTTGGTCATATCCCTCCCCACCCTCATGCTGAGCCCTAAGACAATCCCCCCGAAGATCATGGTGATCGTGGAGGATCCCCGTGGAATGGATCTCGCCAAGGAGATCGAGGCCTTAGAGAATTCATCGGAAGCCCTGGTTTCGATCGTCATGGGTAGAGGTAACTATACGGGTCTAGTGCTGAGTGGAGATGTTGATCTCATCGTTGAGATCCCTGAGGGGTTCTACGAGAACCTCAGCTCGGGGAAGACGGGTAGATTGGTCTACTACTACGATCCCTACGGGGCCAGATCATCCGTGGCTATGGGGGTGGTCCAGAGGATAGTGAGCGAGTACTCCGAGGAGGTGTTGAGGAGGAGGCTCGAGGCCATAAACCTCTCAGAGGAGTACATAAAGCCGATAGTGCCCGTGGCGGTTCAGGTCACCAGCACGGGGAAGGGGGCCACCACCGGAGAGGTGCTGACGGCTATGGTCCTCCCGATGATGGTGGGGCTAATCGCGATAACGGGTGCTGGCACATTCGCTATAGACATGATAGCAGGCGAGAGGGAGAGGAAGACCTTAGAAGCCCTCTTCACCAATCCAGTCGGTAGAGGGCAGCTCCTGCTGGGGAAGTTCGGTGCTCTCACCCTATTATCCCTGATAAGCGGTCTAGCGACCCTATTCTCCGCTTTGATAGGGGTTGGATTCGCCATCACATCAATGAGTGAGTCATTAGCGGCTGGATCCGTGCCGCAGCTGATGGAACCATCGAGGCTCCTCTACCTCACCTTGGGGATCCTGATCACGGTAGCCTTGGGTGGGTTGACGGGGAATGCGGTTATGATAACCGCCGCTTCCTTCGCCAAGACCTTCAAGGAGGCACAGCAGTACATAGGTTTCCTCACCCTGATACTGGTGGTGCCTATGGTCGCCATCCCCTACGCTCCTCAGTCCTTCCACCCCGCACTGAGGGCCTTACCCATATCCAGCCTCGCGATGTTCGCCAGGGATATGATAGTAAACCCCGGAGATCTAGGAGTGATAGCAACTTCCCTCACCGCCTCGATCCTCTATCTAGTTGTATTCCTATGGTTAAGTGCAAAGATGTTCGGAAGGGAGTCCGTGATCTTCGGTTGA
- a CDS encoding FAD-dependent oxidoreductase, translating to MKVVVVGFGLGGLGSAWHVAEQVPDAKITVIGDERPYVRHKLRLVTQGMDLWVSTRHLESKDVEIILDKVTKIRREQKEVVLSDGRTIPYDYLVLATGSNPTIPSRLKGGENCAVFRRLGDVQRLIDEKPNEVAIIGASFVALHVADAARAIGAKPKVIVRSRLIRRSLEPELSAKLEEFLAEKGVEFVHGKPKEVRDCKVIVDEDKEVSSEMTFVATGVSPEITLAKEAGLELLDGWVIKTDQQGRTSDPNIFAVGDNATVIDILTNKPIYMGIGTAASIMALNAAKALTGFKAAYRVPRFQKDVFFGGIHMASVGLTRVEAENEGFEADRVYLSGDGWGDHAYIVYEKNTKRVLGFSAISKEEVGWKGMEVMMAMIRRWPVSRLGVKVS from the coding sequence GTGAAGGTTGTTGTCGTCGGATTTGGGCTGGGAGGACTAGGCTCTGCTTGGCATGTTGCCGAGCAAGTTCCGGACGCTAAGATCACTGTTATCGGTGATGAGAGACCGTACGTGAGACACAAGCTGAGGCTCGTCACGCAGGGGATGGACCTCTGGGTGAGCACTAGGCACTTGGAGTCCAAGGACGTAGAGATCATTTTGGACAAGGTGACCAAGATAAGGAGGGAGCAGAAGGAAGTCGTCCTCTCAGATGGTAGGACCATTCCGTACGACTACCTCGTATTGGCCACTGGCTCAAACCCCACTATCCCCTCGAGACTGAAGGGTGGGGAGAACTGCGCCGTTTTCAGGAGATTGGGGGATGTCCAGAGGCTGATAGATGAGAAGCCGAATGAGGTGGCAATAATCGGCGCCAGCTTCGTGGCCCTCCATGTGGCCGACGCTGCTAGAGCCATCGGAGCCAAGCCCAAGGTTATAGTGAGGTCGAGGCTCATCAGGAGGAGCTTGGAGCCTGAGCTATCCGCCAAACTAGAGGAGTTCTTGGCCGAGAAAGGGGTGGAGTTCGTCCACGGTAAGCCCAAGGAGGTGAGAGATTGCAAAGTCATAGTGGATGAAGACAAGGAGGTCAGCTCGGAGATGACCTTCGTGGCCACGGGTGTAAGCCCTGAGATAACGTTGGCCAAGGAGGCGGGCCTCGAACTCCTAGATGGTTGGGTTATAAAGACGGATCAGCAGGGGAGGACCTCGGATCCCAACATATTCGCCGTCGGGGATAACGCGACCGTCATAGACATATTAACCAATAAGCCCATATACATGGGGATAGGCACCGCCGCTAGCATAATGGCCCTTAACGCGGCTAAAGCGCTCACGGGGTTCAAGGCAGCTTATAGGGTGCCTAGGTTCCAGAAGGATGTCTTCTTCGGCGGGATCCACATGGCCTCGGTTGGGCTGACGAGAGTTGAGGCTGAGAACGAGGGGTTTGAGGCTGACAGGGTGTATCTCAGCGGAGACGGTTGGGGTGACCACGCCTATATCGTCTACGAGAAGAACACGAAGAGAGTGCTTGGATTCAGCGCTATCTCCAAGGAAGAGGTGGGCTGGAAGGGAATGGAAGTCATGATGGCCATGATAAGGAGGTGGCCCGTGAGCAGGCTGGGCGTGAAGGTCTCCTGA
- a CDS encoding NUDIX hydrolase yields the protein MKKTKIHVVPCVVIFNREGKVLLLKRARSKRNGGRWEVPGGSLRYGESPRRGALRELREETGFKLTPLDLRPVDTFGVIYPEMRVEFIIPLYTAVVDNGVDPVIRPEEHDDWGWFTIEQIKEMELRDETMKGAYIMVKAAKKLLDSLNEGKMGGNVSG from the coding sequence TTGAAGAAGACTAAGATCCATGTGGTGCCCTGCGTGGTGATATTCAATAGAGAGGGCAAGGTACTGCTGCTCAAGCGGGCTAGAAGCAAGAGGAACGGTGGCAGATGGGAGGTACCGGGCGGCAGCCTGAGGTACGGTGAGTCGCCGAGACGAGGTGCTTTAAGGGAGCTGAGGGAGGAGACGGGCTTCAAACTAACCCCTTTGGACCTCAGACCCGTGGACACGTTCGGGGTCATATATCCGGAGATGAGGGTAGAGTTCATAATTCCGCTGTACACGGCCGTCGTCGACAACGGGGTGGATCCCGTGATAAGACCAGAGGAGCACGACGACTGGGGTTGGTTCACCATAGAACAGATAAAAGAGATGGAATTGAGAGACGAGACCATGAAGGGAGCCTACATAATGGTTAAGGCGGCCAAAAAACTGCTCGACTCCCTAAACGAAGGGAAAATGGGGGGAAATGTGTCTGGCTGA
- a CDS encoding DUF1512 domain-containing protein, with product MNQELGIKLMQTNQSDWFSWIFFLIFITIMQFYASKLQAQLWINEIRKALAKLEEYTNDATKKFVEEASKYGRPKEEVESLFKRIKGFFVIQPVTLDPFGAVKRLEHLLESSKDHLNKFMVEIAPKADEWKRSNLRDQMSGVLALDMIYRIVRHYFILGRRTQNLIYIAQIQMLLPEILRIAKAYWKAGEAFRRGIPIGDSIGPMVALRLMNGVEPKEVAENIVGAEVDIEGRRSFIIKAKGPGSEVGRPGVAIERIVESREGNVSLIIMIDAAAKLEGEPTAEVVEGIGAAIGDPGPEKLRIEEVATKYKIPLHAIAIKEDPLDAITSMREEIAKSVDEVIERVKMAIRSKTLPGDFVLIAGIGNTVGVGNTMGGAS from the coding sequence TTGAACCAAGAGCTGGGAATAAAGCTCATGCAGACCAATCAGAGTGACTGGTTCTCATGGATCTTCTTCCTGATATTCATCACCATCATGCAGTTCTACGCTAGTAAGCTCCAAGCCCAACTATGGATCAACGAGATCAGGAAAGCCTTGGCCAAGCTCGAGGAATACACTAACGACGCTACCAAGAAATTCGTTGAAGAGGCATCCAAGTACGGCCGTCCGAAGGAGGAGGTAGAATCTCTCTTCAAGAGAATCAAGGGGTTCTTCGTGATACAGCCTGTCACTCTAGACCCATTTGGCGCCGTCAAGAGGCTGGAGCACCTACTAGAGAGCTCCAAAGATCATCTCAACAAATTCATGGTCGAGATAGCCCCCAAAGCCGACGAGTGGAAGAGATCCAACCTGAGGGATCAGATGTCCGGCGTCTTGGCCCTTGACATGATATACAGGATCGTCCGTCACTACTTCATACTAGGGAGGAGAACCCAGAACCTCATATACATCGCCCAGATCCAGATGCTGCTCCCCGAAATCCTCAGAATAGCCAAGGCCTACTGGAAGGCGGGCGAGGCCTTCAGGAGGGGCATTCCTATAGGGGACAGCATCGGTCCGATGGTGGCTTTGAGGCTCATGAACGGAGTAGAGCCCAAGGAGGTGGCCGAGAATATAGTCGGAGCGGAGGTGGACATAGAGGGGAGAAGATCCTTTATCATAAAGGCGAAGGGTCCGGGATCGGAGGTAGGGAGGCCCGGAGTGGCCATCGAGAGGATAGTCGAGAGCAGGGAGGGTAATGTCTCCCTCATCATCATGATAGACGCGGCCGCCAAGTTGGAGGGCGAGCCGACAGCTGAGGTGGTTGAGGGAATAGGGGCGGCGATAGGGGATCCAGGACCCGAGAAGCTGAGGATAGAGGAGGTCGCCACCAAGTACAAGATACCACTGCACGCCATAGCCATTAAGGAGGATCCGCTCGACGCCATAACCTCCATGAGAGAGGAGATAGCCAAGTCGGTGGATGAGGTCATAGAGAGGGTAAAAATGGCGATAAGATCGAAGACCCTCCCGGGAGACTTCGTGCTCATAGCAGGGATAGGGAACACTGTAGGGGTTGGCAACACGATGGGAGGTGCTTCATGA
- a CDS encoding deoxyhypusine synthase: protein MRRVEDITLRPGMTASDIIGEMEKAGGFTAKFVAEGVSILEGMVRDPESVNFLSFPADIVSTGVRGILVDMLRRNLFDVVITTGGTIDHDIARCFADYYHGSFDADDSELYERRIHRLGNVFIPFDNYGPVVERFVREEVPKVLGESGRKISPSELLHSLGEKMCPKSILRTAYEAKAPIFSPGLLDSSFGTALSFLSQESDFHLDFIKDMLKLADLSFTMKVSGALVLGGGISKHHTIWWNQFKGGLDYVVYLTTAVEWDGSLSGAREREAISWGKVSKRAVRTFIPGEVSALLPLMYAALLDRISDFQREGRQLIGKL from the coding sequence ATGAGGAGGGTCGAGGATATTACCCTGCGCCCCGGAATGACCGCCTCGGATATCATCGGGGAGATGGAGAAGGCCGGCGGTTTCACCGCCAAATTCGTGGCAGAGGGAGTTAGCATCCTAGAGGGGATGGTAAGGGATCCGGAGTCGGTGAACTTCCTCTCCTTCCCAGCAGACATTGTCTCCACAGGGGTGAGGGGGATACTGGTAGACATGCTGAGGAGGAACCTGTTCGACGTTGTGATAACTACAGGGGGCACGATAGACCACGACATCGCTAGGTGCTTCGCTGACTACTACCACGGGAGTTTCGATGCCGACGACTCCGAGCTATATGAGAGGAGGATACACAGGCTAGGGAATGTGTTCATACCCTTCGACAATTACGGACCCGTGGTGGAGAGGTTCGTGAGGGAAGAGGTACCGAAGGTCTTGGGGGAGTCTGGAAGGAAGATATCTCCCAGCGAGCTGCTCCATAGTCTGGGCGAGAAGATGTGCCCCAAATCCATCCTGAGGACGGCTTACGAGGCTAAAGCCCCCATATTCTCCCCAGGCCTCTTGGACTCGTCGTTCGGTACCGCTTTAAGCTTCCTATCCCAAGAATCGGACTTCCATCTAGACTTCATCAAGGACATGCTGAAACTGGCGGACCTCTCCTTCACCATGAAGGTGAGTGGAGCCCTAGTCTTGGGGGGCGGGATATCCAAGCACCACACAATATGGTGGAACCAGTTCAAAGGAGGACTCGACTACGTCGTGTACCTGACCACTGCAGTGGAGTGGGACGGGAGTCTCAGCGGGGCGAGGGAGAGGGAGGCCATAAGCTGGGGTAAGGTCTCCAAGAGGGCGGTGAGGACATTCATACCCGGAGAAGTGTCCGCTCTCCTCCCGCTCATGTATGCGGCGCTCCTCGACAGGATCAGCGACTTCCAGAGGGAAGGGAGACAATTAATCGGGAAGCTTTAA
- a CDS encoding HAD family phosphatase — protein sequence MSEAYLVAFDMDGTLLPINSSWEFVHKLLGTEEMASRYRRMYERGEIDYRKWAELDVSSWRERNFSTVLREVENLRPVEDAEEAVGRLKEEGFVVGLISSGLDVIAERLCNMLRMDFCRSAKLRIVDGRVLGILRELDPDRKSEELKDVARRFGVPLRRVAFVGDGESDLSIFRMEIGKKIAFRPRSEVIRFLADHVVDSLSEAADILIEWKSSARIEH from the coding sequence TTGAGTGAGGCCTACCTGGTAGCGTTCGATATGGATGGGACTCTCCTTCCCATAAACAGCTCATGGGAGTTCGTACATAAGCTTCTGGGTACTGAAGAGATGGCCTCCAGATATAGGAGGATGTATGAGAGGGGCGAGATCGACTACAGGAAATGGGCTGAACTGGATGTCTCTTCATGGAGAGAGAGGAATTTTTCCACCGTGCTGAGGGAAGTAGAGAATCTGAGGCCCGTTGAGGACGCAGAGGAGGCGGTGGGGAGGCTTAAGGAGGAGGGGTTTGTGGTAGGGCTCATCAGCTCCGGTCTCGACGTGATTGCCGAGAGGCTCTGCAACATGCTCAGGATGGACTTCTGCAGATCCGCCAAGTTGAGGATAGTAGACGGTAGGGTACTGGGGATCCTGAGGGAGCTGGACCCAGATAGGAAGTCTGAGGAGCTCAAGGATGTGGCGAGGAGGTTCGGTGTCCCTCTCCGTAGGGTGGCCTTTGTGGGAGATGGTGAGAGTGATCTATCGATTTTCCGCATGGAGATAGGGAAGAAGATCGCGTTCAGGCCCAGATCGGAGGTTATAAGGTTCTTAGCTGACCATGTGGTCGACAGCCTCTCGGAAGCCGCGGACATTCTCATAGAGTGGAAAAGTTCGGCGCGTATTGAACATTAA
- a CDS encoding winged helix-turn-helix domain-containing protein, translating to MDWEIFTLDDDRVRLFGQEIANDLGRRIIASLREYPKSPNDLAKELNQPLTTIVFHIDKLLEAGVIRVVGTMAGRRGRKTLYTLSSSAFLVVPTTREDKESYLRSFMGRALPPKEILVKSLVISVLVAIFIVGMPWYLMGPRPAVMPAEERTTTVAVPLYPETPAGAEKGGVPEVEVRRPRGSMEADWMTPLMLALAASILTALLIALLVLRREVPPYSERTP from the coding sequence ATGGACTGGGAGATATTCACGCTGGATGATGACAGGGTTAGGCTCTTCGGGCAGGAGATAGCTAACGACCTTGGAAGGAGAATCATCGCCTCACTCAGGGAGTATCCCAAGAGTCCCAACGATCTGGCCAAGGAGCTGAACCAGCCACTGACCACCATAGTTTTTCACATCGATAAGCTCTTGGAAGCGGGCGTCATAAGAGTCGTAGGAACGATGGCTGGGAGGAGAGGCAGGAAGACCCTCTACACCCTATCTTCATCTGCCTTCTTGGTCGTTCCCACGACTAGGGAGGATAAAGAGAGTTATCTGAGAAGCTTTATGGGAAGAGCGCTTCCTCCCAAGGAGATACTGGTGAAAAGCCTCGTGATCAGCGTGCTCGTGGCCATATTCATAGTGGGCATGCCTTGGTATCTCATGGGGCCGAGACCTGCCGTTATGCCGGCGGAGGAGAGGACCACTACTGTTGCAGTCCCCCTCTACCCGGAAACACCGGCTGGGGCTGAGAAAGGAGGAGTGCCTGAAGTTGAAGTTAGGAGACCACGAGGCAGTATGGAGGCCGATTGGATGACTCCCCTGATGCTCGCCTTGGCCGCATCGATTCTCACAGCCCTACTCATCGCTCTCCTAGTTCTCCGTCGAGAGGTTCCCCCTTACAGTGAACGTACCCCTTGA